In Selenomonas sp. TAMA-11512, a genomic segment contains:
- a CDS encoding 8-amino-7-oxononanoate synthase, with amino-acid sequence MKRIFLTVVLALLVQYLWMPQTFAQDVWATSYDGMDVYVVTESLSKERVPGVTSTIYTGMVKFVRGNELLDTEKYCYKGSDDGLYLSIDDGDFVRLGGNEGFPESAAPYVAIHETMWKTLRENNT; translated from the coding sequence ATGAAAAGGATTTTTCTGACGGTCGTTCTTGCTTTGCTCGTCCAATACTTATGGATGCCGCAGACCTTTGCCCAAGACGTCTGGGCGACGTCCTATGACGGCATGGATGTCTATGTGGTGACGGAAAGCTTGTCGAAAGAGAGGGTTCCGGGAGTTACAAGCACTATCTATACAGGGATGGTAAAATTTGTGCGCGGGAACGAGCTCCTGGACACGGAGAAATACTGCTATAAAGGCAGCGATGACGGCTTGTATCTCTCTATAGATGACGGGGATTTTGTCCGGCTCGGCGGGAATGAAGGCTTCCCGGAGAGCGCCGCTCCCTATGTGGCAATACATGAAACTATGTGGAAGACGCTGAGGGAAAACAACACATGA
- a CDS encoding glycerate kinase: protein MKVTIAIDSFKGSMSSLEAGAAAERAVKRLFPEALTAVYALADGGEGTVDALVEGLHGEIVTLEVRGPLEERISGRYGWLPQTKTAVIEMADAAGLPMVPREKRNPLHTTTYGLGELILDALDRGARDFLIGIGGSATNEAGLGMLTALGAKFHDANGAEVGVTGADVARVASIDAGGMDARLKEVRFRIACDVTNPLCGDNGASAVYGPQKGATPALVEELDKALNDFADIAEEALGKSGKNLAGAGAAGGLGFAFHTFLDGELTPGIELVLDMLCIEEALKDVDILITGEGRMDHQSAMGKAPVGVAKRAKEISPKALTLAFCGAALEGARAVNEHGIDAYFPILQQVMTLEEAMKREVAEVNLEATVEQVLRVYKAK, encoded by the coding sequence ATGAAAGTTACAATCGCCATTGATTCCTTTAAGGGCAGTATGTCGTCGCTGGAGGCGGGAGCTGCCGCCGAGCGCGCTGTGAAGCGTCTCTTTCCGGAGGCTTTGACAGCCGTCTATGCTCTCGCCGACGGCGGTGAGGGGACGGTGGATGCGCTTGTCGAGGGGCTCCATGGCGAAATTGTGACGTTGGAGGTCCGAGGACCCTTGGAGGAGCGCATATCCGGCCGATACGGATGGCTGCCGCAGACGAAGACAGCCGTCATTGAGATGGCGGACGCGGCAGGACTTCCCATGGTGCCGCGGGAAAAGCGAAATCCGCTGCACACGACGACATATGGTCTGGGTGAGCTCATCCTCGATGCGCTCGACAGGGGTGCGAGGGATTTTCTCATCGGCATTGGAGGCAGTGCCACAAATGAAGCAGGTCTCGGTATGCTCACGGCATTGGGCGCGAAATTTCATGATGCGAATGGAGCTGAAGTCGGCGTGACGGGTGCCGATGTCGCACGCGTGGCTTCGATCGATGCAGGCGGCATGGATGCACGTCTCAAAGAGGTACGCTTCCGCATCGCCTGTGATGTGACGAACCCTCTCTGCGGAGACAATGGAGCGTCTGCTGTCTATGGTCCGCAGAAGGGAGCGACTCCCGCGCTTGTCGAGGAGCTCGACAAAGCGCTTAATGATTTTGCGGACATAGCGGAAGAAGCTCTCGGCAAATCGGGGAAGAATCTTGCAGGGGCGGGTGCGGCCGGCGGATTGGGGTTTGCCTTCCACACGTTTCTCGACGGCGAACTCACGCCCGGCATAGAGCTTGTCCTCGACATGCTGTGCATCGAGGAAGCACTCAAAGACGTCGATATCCTCATCACGGGGGAAGGACGCATGGATCATCAGAGCGCGATGGGCAAGGCGCCCGTCGGCGTGGCGAAAAGAGCGAAGGAAATCTCTCCCAAGGCGCTGACACTTGCCTTCTGCGGTGCGGCGCTTGAGGGAGCGCGTGCCGTGAATGAGCATGGTATCGATGCCTATTTCCCCATTCTGCAGCAGGTCATGACTCTTGAGGAGGCGATGAAAAGAGAAGTCGCGGAAGTCAACTTGGAGGCGACGGTCGAGCAGGTGCTGCGGGTGTATAAAGCAAAATAA
- a CDS encoding phosphogluconate dehydrogenase C-terminal domain-containing protein, translating to MSKIKVAVIGAGGKMGTRTSNNLVTHFADEFEVKLVETFPPAVERIEKERGLKVTPVEEALAFAEVVIFAVPDTLIKKLSAEYVPQLKPGTAFLILDPAAAVAKELTLRDDCTFGVAHPCHPSYFKWQKEKEAFEDRFGGEGGHQDIVMSKINGEDDKFELMQKTAKAMYRADNAFIMTSEQIAFLEPTLVEILGASTLYAMAETVDEAVRRGIPREAAVSFLTGHIFNLSANFLGYLPGNPPVSDACKVAIGIGNRLVLRDDWKRIWDDEILDKAIQTMLHPENPQV from the coding sequence ATGAGTAAGATTAAGGTTGCCGTTATCGGTGCCGGCGGTAAGATGGGAACTCGAACATCGAACAATCTCGTTACACATTTTGCGGATGAGTTTGAGGTCAAGCTAGTCGAGACATTCCCGCCGGCAGTGGAACGCATTGAAAAAGAGCGCGGTTTAAAGGTAACGCCTGTTGAGGAAGCGCTTGCCTTTGCGGAGGTCGTCATCTTCGCCGTGCCGGATACGCTTATTAAAAAGCTCTCTGCAGAGTATGTCCCTCAGCTGAAACCGGGCACTGCGTTCCTGATTCTCGACCCCGCGGCAGCGGTCGCCAAGGAGCTTACGCTTCGAGATGATTGCACGTTTGGCGTTGCACATCCCTGCCATCCTTCGTACTTCAAGTGGCAAAAAGAGAAGGAAGCATTCGAAGATCGTTTCGGCGGCGAGGGCGGACATCAGGATATCGTCATGAGCAAGATCAACGGCGAGGACGATAAGTTCGAACTCATGCAGAAGACGGCAAAGGCGATGTATCGCGCGGATAATGCTTTCATCATGACCTCGGAGCAGATTGCGTTTCTGGAGCCGACGCTCGTTGAAATTCTCGGCGCATCGACGCTCTACGCGATGGCGGAGACGGTCGACGAGGCTGTTCGCCGCGGCATTCCGAGGGAAGCGGCGGTTTCCTTCCTCACGGGACATATCTTCAATCTTTCTGCCAATTTCCTCGGCTACCTGCCGGGCAATCCTCCGGTGTCGGATGCCTGCAAGGTTGCTATCGGCATAGGCAATCGCCTCGTTCTTCGTGACGATTGGAAGAGGATTTGGGATGATGAAATTCTGGACAAGGCAATCCAGACAATGCTTCATCCGGAAAACCCGCAGGTATAA
- a CDS encoding transketolase C-terminal domain-containing protein, translating into MATFKGTREAFAAAMMELADNGKDVYGVYPDALKSMRGVPLAEKYPTRYVETGIAEQAAVDVAAGMATTGAIPFVGTYCGFITMRAGEQMRTFVGYTNLNVKFAGFNAGCLGGEREGVTHQFYEDLSFVTSLPNFTVLTPADGNQLYHATLYAAEIEGPVYIRGGSGREEDVFPLDAPFSKDGITVLKEYGTEALLLSNGFVLDRVLAAGEALNKAGVKVTVADINILYGKNPDKILEEMAKTDLVVTVEDHNINGGLGSYISRLATENRPVKVKRIALEDYAESGPAKELGDHMGFSVENITQVVKKALGKI; encoded by the coding sequence ATGGCTACATTCAAAGGAACTCGTGAAGCTTTCGCGGCAGCGATGATGGAACTGGCAGATAACGGCAAGGATGTCTATGGCGTCTACCCTGACGCGTTAAAATCCATGCGGGGGGTTCCCCTAGCGGAAAAGTATCCGACGCGCTATGTGGAGACGGGCATTGCCGAGCAGGCGGCTGTCGACGTCGCCGCCGGGATGGCAACAACAGGGGCGATTCCCTTTGTCGGAACATATTGCGGATTTATCACCATGCGAGCAGGCGAACAGATGCGCACCTTCGTCGGCTATACGAATCTCAATGTCAAGTTCGCCGGTTTTAACGCGGGATGTTTGGGCGGTGAACGTGAGGGCGTAACGCACCAGTTCTACGAAGATCTCTCATTCGTGACGAGCTTGCCGAATTTTACCGTTTTGACACCGGCGGACGGCAACCAGCTCTATCATGCGACACTGTATGCAGCGGAGATTGAGGGGCCTGTTTACATTCGCGGAGGTTCCGGCCGCGAAGAGGATGTTTTCCCGCTCGATGCACCCTTTTCTAAAGACGGTATTACCGTCCTCAAAGAGTACGGCACAGAGGCGCTCTTACTGTCCAACGGATTTGTACTCGACCGCGTCCTGGCTGCGGGGGAAGCTCTCAATAAGGCCGGCGTAAAGGTCACTGTCGCGGATATCAATATCCTCTACGGAAAGAATCCGGATAAAATTCTCGAGGAAATGGCGAAGACGGATCTCGTCGTCACCGTCGAGGATCACAATATCAATGGGGGGTTAGGCTCCTATATCAGTCGTCTGGCTACAGAAAACAGACCTGTAAAGGTAAAGAGAATCGCGCTTGAGGACTATGCGGAATCGGGCCCGGCTAAAGAGCTCGGAGATCATATGGGCTTCAGTGTAGAGAATATCACGCAGGTGGTAAAAAAGGCGCTGGGGAAGATTTGA
- a CDS encoding transketolase, with translation METADLEKKAKRLRYEAVRMIYEGKDGHPGPALSCADIVTTLYFDTMNIDPKNPNWEDRDRFILSKGHATPIWYAALNERGYLQPKVEHFNLRALGSIFQGHPSMHSGVPGIDMTTGSLGNGIAIGAGMAIAAKAHNRDYYTYVICGDGELQEGVIWEGVNVGTGHKLDNLVVFVDMNGWQSYKTIEYTIGINNPADRFRAFGWHTQEIDGHNIDEIKSAIRIAKGKKGQPHAIICRTIKGKGVSFMENDNSWHKNLPTDEQWATVQKELGGE, from the coding sequence ATGGAGACAGCGGATCTTGAAAAGAAGGCAAAAAGGCTGCGCTATGAAGCGGTTCGCATGATATATGAAGGGAAGGACGGACATCCCGGACCTGCTCTATCGTGCGCTGATATTGTGACGACACTCTACTTTGACACGATGAACATTGATCCCAAGAATCCGAACTGGGAGGATCGAGATCGCTTCATTCTTTCGAAAGGGCACGCGACGCCTATTTGGTACGCGGCACTCAACGAGCGCGGGTATCTGCAGCCGAAGGTGGAGCACTTTAACCTGCGCGCTCTGGGCAGCATCTTTCAGGGACATCCCTCGATGCACAGCGGTGTCCCCGGCATCGATATGACGACCGGGTCGCTGGGCAACGGTATTGCCATCGGCGCCGGTATGGCGATCGCGGCAAAAGCGCATAACAGGGATTACTACACATACGTCATCTGCGGCGACGGTGAGTTGCAGGAAGGTGTTATATGGGAAGGCGTCAATGTCGGTACGGGGCACAAACTCGACAATCTCGTCGTCTTTGTCGACATGAACGGATGGCAGAGCTACAAAACGATTGAATACACCATCGGCATCAACAATCCGGCGGATCGCTTCCGAGCTTTCGGATGGCATACGCAGGAGATCGACGGACACAACATAGATGAGATCAAATCCGCTATTCGGATCGCGAAGGGCAAAAAAGGACAGCCGCATGCAATCATATGTCGCACGATAAAAGGAAAGGGCGTTTCCTTCATGGAAAACGACAATTCCTGGCATAAGAACTTGCCTACTGATGAGCAGTGGGCGACGGTGCAGAAAGAGTTGGGAGGGGAATGA
- a CDS encoding GntR family transcriptional regulator — protein MKRYNMMQEKKEITTDVRYEAQSATEIVVRGIKEAIRKGNLKAGERLPNENELCELFGVGRSSLREGLKILSAQGLVEMRHGIGTFMSDGENHAVYDTLFYHLLLASPDKENVEELRRIIEIDILEQVLKNYNRNEKERLLLKENVQELKSIAAESHYDKERLLKNDMAFHKLLAKASKNQVLRNIYQSLIDYIHLSIAVSHRRQSAMRVLDSHQRIYDLIEKRDTYSIANVVSYSLQPWEASDN, from the coding sequence TTGAAAAGATACAATATGATGCAGGAAAAGAAGGAAATCACAACCGATGTGCGCTATGAGGCGCAATCCGCTACAGAAATCGTTGTACGTGGAATCAAGGAAGCAATTCGCAAAGGAAATCTGAAAGCCGGTGAGCGATTGCCCAATGAAAATGAGCTGTGTGAGCTCTTCGGCGTGGGGCGAAGCTCGCTGCGCGAGGGATTGAAAATTTTATCGGCACAGGGGCTTGTCGAAATGCGTCATGGCATCGGGACATTTATGTCCGATGGCGAAAATCATGCGGTCTATGATACGCTGTTTTATCATCTGCTCTTGGCCAGTCCGGATAAAGAAAATGTTGAAGAACTTCGACGTATCATTGAGATCGATATTCTTGAGCAAGTTTTAAAGAATTATAACCGGAACGAAAAAGAACGTCTGCTGCTCAAGGAAAATGTGCAGGAGCTGAAGTCCATAGCAGCAGAGAGTCATTATGACAAAGAGCGCCTGCTCAAAAACGATATGGCGTTTCATAAGCTCCTCGCCAAAGCGTCCAAGAATCAAGTGCTGCGCAATATATATCAAAGTCTGATCGACTATATTCATCTCTCCATTGCGGTTTCACATAGAAGACAATCAGCAATGCGAGTGTTGGACAGTCATCAAAGAATCTATGATTTGATTGAAAAGAGAGACACGTATTCCATCGCCAATGTCGTCAGCTATTCGCTGCAGCCTTGGGAGGCGTCCGATAATTGA
- a CDS encoding TRAP transporter small permease, whose product MDKIIRIFAGGVEKISVVCMVLMVAVVFLATCGRYTMLFSIPWSEEFARYCMVAIVYLGLMLASLQEKHFVVELVPLIFKSSPKVIRGFRILTAVLLDAFAIFLANYGYVVVEKMLSQGKLSPMLKLPLGIVYALIPIGILLMAIFYTYRVLRHIPEKGEET is encoded by the coding sequence ATGGATAAAATCATTCGTATCTTTGCCGGTGGAGTTGAGAAGATATCCGTCGTTTGCATGGTGCTTATGGTGGCAGTCGTGTTCTTAGCGACATGCGGACGATATACGATGTTGTTTTCCATTCCTTGGAGCGAAGAGTTTGCAAGATACTGCATGGTGGCAATCGTCTATCTCGGACTTATGCTTGCTTCGCTGCAGGAAAAGCACTTTGTCGTTGAACTCGTTCCGCTGATTTTTAAGAGCAGTCCGAAGGTTATACGCGGTTTTCGTATATTAACCGCTGTTTTATTGGATGCTTTCGCCATCTTTTTAGCGAACTACGGCTATGTGGTCGTGGAGAAGATGCTCAGCCAAGGCAAGCTGTCTCCTATGCTTAAACTGCCGTTGGGCATCGTATACGCTTTGATCCCTATCGGGATTCTCTTGATGGCCATCTTCTACACTTATCGCGTGCTGCGGCATATACCTGAGAAAGGGGAGGAGACGTAA
- a CDS encoding DctP family TRAP transporter solute-binding subunit, with the protein MKKKWLALLMTAVVAVVFAGCGGEGGSGASNAPADKKEGTQLLGKKEASIHLKVGVTTAPDGHYVKGLQAMQQKLEELSGGTMTLDIYPNSALGGESDMMDAVSNGTQDMVLSSTGPIPAFSKNTANWSTLDLPYLFENREQAYKVFDSPIGDGLLAEFDGTGIKAVGFWENGFREVTNNKKEIKTPADLQGMKIRTMENHSHMATYAALGSTPTAMAWGEIFSALQQGTVDGQENPLAIILTAKVYEVQKYISMIDLFYSPCVLMINEGKYNGFTDEQKKWFDEAAQYAKGEQRRISQEIDAGARAEMESKGIIITDVNKAEWKETVKSVYNDASLNIDQDLLARIQAATK; encoded by the coding sequence ATGAAAAAGAAATGGCTCGCGCTTCTCATGACGGCGGTTGTTGCAGTTGTCTTTGCAGGCTGTGGTGGTGAGGGCGGCAGCGGCGCCTCGAATGCACCGGCCGACAAAAAAGAGGGTACGCAGCTTCTAGGCAAGAAAGAAGCCTCGATACACTTGAAGGTCGGCGTCACGACAGCACCCGACGGACATTATGTAAAGGGACTGCAGGCGATGCAGCAGAAGCTGGAGGAGCTTTCCGGCGGCACGATGACGCTTGACATCTATCCGAACTCCGCGCTCGGCGGTGAGAGTGACATGATGGATGCCGTATCGAACGGCACGCAGGACATGGTACTCTCTTCTACAGGACCGATTCCTGCGTTCTCGAAGAACACGGCAAACTGGAGCACGCTCGATCTGCCGTATCTCTTCGAAAATCGTGAGCAGGCTTACAAGGTTTTTGACAGTCCGATCGGTGACGGTCTTCTGGCTGAATTTGACGGAACGGGGATCAAAGCTGTCGGATTTTGGGAGAACGGTTTTCGTGAAGTCACAAACAATAAAAAGGAAATCAAGACACCGGCAGATCTGCAGGGCATGAAGATCCGTACGATGGAAAATCATTCGCACATGGCAACCTACGCTGCGCTTGGAAGCACACCGACAGCGATGGCTTGGGGCGAAATTTTCTCCGCGCTTCAGCAGGGGACGGTTGACGGGCAGGAAAATCCCCTGGCCATCATCCTTACGGCGAAAGTCTATGAGGTGCAAAAGTACATCTCGATGATCGATCTCTTCTACAGCCCTTGCGTTCTCATGATTAACGAGGGCAAGTACAACGGGTTCACCGACGAGCAGAAGAAGTGGTTCGACGAGGCGGCTCAATACGCTAAGGGTGAGCAGCGCAGGATTTCACAGGAAATCGATGCCGGAGCAAGAGCTGAAATGGAGTCGAAGGGCATCATTATTACGGACGTCAACAAGGCGGAGTGGAAAGAGACCGTTAAGAGCGTCTATAACGATGCTTCTCTGAATATTGATCAGGATCTTCTGGCTCGTATTCAGGCAGCAACGAAATAA
- a CDS encoding ShlB/FhaC/HecB family hemolysin secretion/activation protein produces the protein MMRAAAGEAPMMRTSAADVPATVGTEEDFPSAGRADVESIAAEQIEEEAIFVHAYTFSGENPVTDTELRKLLQEHTRKYATLADLESQTAEVTKYLRSKGYFVAFAYLAPQSFAEGVVDFTIVPGHYDKIIINNHSYLKENAIRREIGIAAGDLIKKNPLNRGIWLTNDLSRVEARTQIKAGSRQGTSDMVVDVQNKGNRMWGYVGVDNGGYRYTGRYQYSAFFNYASPFREGDLLSLGGIVSNDGMWSGSASYSTPIIHQGERIGISYARSHYTLGGAFSMLDYTGTSETLSLWWQHNFQRSRSFNLYGTIRFDMKDLNDEAKRMDYKNPKSTNNWVVGINGDSLDQVWGGGRSTFSLNYTRGNLSIDDRLQREYDAMTTKTAGRFGKWNLHLTRLQNIGDRLALYLSYDRQWATKNLDASEKFSLGGPYGVRAYPVGEASGDDGWRWTTELRWNLPTREGDENIWQLIAFVDGGHVKFYHDPYDRGKAGRGLYGAGIGVNWSNESNWVAHLHYAWKIGHEKALSDTDRNGRFWFQLYKFF, from the coding sequence ATGATGCGCGCGGCTGCGGGTGAAGCGCCGATGATGCGCACAAGCGCTGCCGATGTGCCGGCGACCGTCGGCACGGAGGAAGACTTTCCCTCCGCCGGACGAGCGGACGTGGAAAGCATCGCCGCAGAACAAATAGAGGAAGAAGCCATCTTCGTTCACGCCTACACGTTTTCCGGCGAGAATCCCGTGACGGACACGGAGCTTCGCAAGCTGCTCCAAGAGCACACGCGCAAGTATGCGACACTCGCCGACCTCGAGTCACAGACGGCGGAAGTCACAAAGTACCTGCGCTCCAAAGGCTATTTTGTCGCCTTTGCTTATCTGGCGCCGCAGTCGTTTGCGGAAGGCGTTGTGGATTTCACCATTGTGCCGGGCCATTACGACAAAATCATTATAAATAATCATTCTTACTTAAAAGAGAATGCCATTCGTCGTGAAATAGGAATCGCCGCCGGTGATCTCATAAAGAAGAATCCTCTAAATCGCGGCATCTGGCTGACGAACGATCTCTCCCGCGTCGAGGCGCGCACGCAGATCAAGGCGGGCAGTCGTCAAGGCACGTCGGACATGGTCGTCGACGTGCAGAACAAGGGCAATCGCATGTGGGGCTACGTCGGTGTCGACAACGGCGGCTACCGCTATACAGGCCGTTACCAGTACAGTGCCTTCTTCAACTACGCAAGTCCCTTCCGCGAGGGCGATCTCCTCTCTCTCGGCGGTATCGTGTCAAACGACGGCATGTGGTCCGGCTCGGCCTCCTACTCGACGCCGATCATCCATCAGGGCGAGCGCATCGGCATCAGCTACGCGCGTTCGCACTACACACTGGGCGGCGCCTTTTCCATGCTCGACTATACGGGCACGTCGGAGACCCTGAGTCTCTGGTGGCAGCACAATTTTCAAAGAAGCCGCAGCTTCAACCTGTACGGTACCATTCGCTTCGACATGAAGGATCTCAACGACGAGGCGAAGCGAATGGATTACAAAAACCCGAAAAGCACGAATAATTGGGTCGTCGGCATAAACGGAGACAGCCTCGATCAAGTCTGGGGCGGCGGACGCAGCACGTTCTCACTCAACTACACGCGCGGCAACCTCTCGATCGACGATCGGCTGCAGCGTGAATACGACGCCATGACGACAAAGACGGCAGGCCGCTTCGGCAAGTGGAATCTCCATCTTACGCGCCTGCAGAATATAGGCGACCGTCTGGCTCTCTACCTGAGCTATGACCGCCAATGGGCGACGAAGAACCTCGACGCCTCGGAGAAGTTCTCGCTCGGAGGTCCGTACGGCGTACGCGCCTACCCTGTCGGAGAGGCGTCGGGTGACGACGGCTGGCGCTGGACGACGGAGCTCCGCTGGAATCTGCCGACGCGTGAGGGCGATGAAAACATCTGGCAGCTCATTGCCTTTGTCGACGGCGGTCATGTAAAGTTTTACCACGATCCTTACGACCGGGGAAAGGCGGGCCGCGGCCTTTACGGCGCCGGCATCGGCGTGAACTGGAGCAACGAATCGAACTGGGTCGCGCACCTGCACTACGCATGGAAGATCGGCCACGAAAAGGCGCTTTCCGACACGGATCGAAACGGCAGATTCTGGTTCCAGCTTTACAAGTTTTTCTAG
- a CDS encoding TRAP transporter large permease, with amino-acid sequence MEIAGILFAVLFLMLFIGVPIAISLGLAAAIAMFATDNMQYLAAVPTRMFTQLDSFTLMAVPFFILAGNIMAEGGISDRLIGFIELLLRRLPGRLACISVVASGFFGAISGSNPATVAAIGSITAPKMIKKGYPIDTTAAIAASSGTLGVVIPPSIGMVTYAVTAGVSVTAMFLGGWVPGIMLILGLCIFNMIRCKKFDSPDMTSYPAKEYIVRFKDAFLALLMPIIILGGIYSGVFTPTESAAVACVYALVVSKFVFNELNWKKLYKIFADSCVSSAIVLFVVSMSAPFSWFMTTENIPTILSTTIMAIFSEKFIILLVMNLLLLFLGMFLETQSIILLVTPILLPIAVALGVDPVVLGLLIIVNTSIGMITPPMAVNIFVASSITGASVGAVSKKVFPYLVLEFIILLIYMYVPIIFNIPVLGAGG; translated from the coding sequence ATGGAAATAGCAGGTATTCTTTTTGCTGTACTTTTCCTGATGCTCTTTATCGGGGTGCCGATTGCCATCAGTCTCGGCCTGGCGGCAGCGATCGCCATGTTTGCTACTGACAATATGCAGTATCTGGCAGCGGTGCCGACACGCATGTTCACACAGCTTGACAGCTTCACGCTCATGGCGGTGCCGTTCTTTATTCTCGCCGGCAATATCATGGCGGAGGGAGGAATCTCCGATCGACTGATCGGTTTTATCGAGCTGCTCTTAAGGCGATTGCCGGGGCGTTTAGCCTGTATCTCGGTCGTCGCTTCCGGTTTCTTCGGCGCAATTTCAGGATCGAATCCAGCGACGGTTGCGGCGATTGGAAGTATCACGGCTCCAAAAATGATAAAGAAGGGCTACCCTATAGACACGACGGCGGCAATTGCGGCCTCCTCCGGTACGCTCGGCGTTGTCATACCCCCATCGATCGGCATGGTTACCTATGCGGTCACGGCCGGCGTCTCCGTCACGGCGATGTTCCTCGGCGGGTGGGTGCCCGGTATCATGCTGATTCTTGGTCTCTGCATATTCAACATGATCCGCTGTAAGAAGTTTGATTCGCCGGATATGACATCCTACCCGGCAAAGGAGTACATCGTTCGCTTTAAGGATGCTTTTCTTGCGCTCCTGATGCCGATCATCATCCTCGGCGGTATCTACTCGGGGGTATTCACACCGACAGAATCGGCGGCGGTCGCTTGTGTCTATGCATTAGTTGTTTCGAAGTTCGTCTTCAATGAGCTCAACTGGAAGAAGCTCTACAAGATTTTCGCCGACAGCTGTGTGTCGTCCGCGATTGTGCTCTTTGTCGTCTCCATGTCTGCGCCTTTCAGTTGGTTCATGACGACGGAAAATATCCCCACGATTCTCTCGACGACCATCATGGCGATCTTTAGCGAGAAGTTCATCATCCTCCTGGTCATGAACCTTCTACTGCTCTTTCTCGGCATGTTCCTGGAGACGCAGTCCATCATCCTGCTCGTCACACCGATCCTTCTGCCGATTGCCGTGGCGCTGGGAGTGGATCCTGTCGTTCTCGGGCTGCTCATCATTGTCAACACATCGATCGGCATGATTACGCCTCCGATGGCGGTCAACATATTTGTGGCATCAAGTATTACGGGAGCTTCCGTCGGCGCAGTCTCCAAAAAGGTCTTCCCATATCTCGTCTTAGAGTTTATAATACTCTTGATATATATGTATGTGCCGATTATATTCAACATACCGGTATTGGGTGCAGGAGGCTGA